From Antricoccus suffuscus, the proteins below share one genomic window:
- a CDS encoding ABC transporter substrate-binding protein: MHKINRAVLAGLIALTLPLAACSTKGGSSGAAKSGAGGVKTDYGVTDKDITLGVMTDASGVFKITGVNLTQGNQLWADDVNAAGGICGRQIKLDVRDNGYQADKAVTLYAAMKDNTAGMLQLLGSPILAALKSTITSDNMLSIPASWASSNLDSPAVLMVGATYDIEIINGLSYLLKQGLIKEGDKIGHIYIDSEYGQGGLVGSQAFAKEHNMTDIPLKVTGTDNDMTAAVTSLKSQGVSAIVTTTGPAQLGSVATQMAAQGIGNLPLLGNNPTWASNLLDTPAKDALGNYYRVTSIVPYSSEVPLAQKIAKEYEAKYTDPPNDAIDFGYASSLAYQAVLEKACKNKDLTRAGIVKAASQVKVDTEGMTAPLDFSKPGQPSTRSTVVEQADASQKGGLKIVQQLTESKEAKDYKIGG, from the coding sequence ATGCACAAGATCAACCGTGCAGTTCTAGCAGGGCTCATCGCGCTCACGCTTCCGCTGGCCGCGTGCAGTACAAAAGGCGGGTCGTCGGGCGCGGCCAAGTCCGGCGCGGGCGGCGTCAAGACCGACTACGGCGTGACCGATAAAGACATCACCCTCGGCGTCATGACCGATGCCTCGGGCGTCTTCAAGATCACCGGCGTCAACCTCACCCAGGGCAACCAGCTGTGGGCCGACGACGTCAACGCAGCAGGAGGCATTTGCGGTCGGCAGATCAAACTCGACGTCCGGGACAACGGCTATCAGGCCGACAAGGCCGTCACGCTCTACGCCGCGATGAAGGACAACACAGCCGGAATGCTGCAGCTTCTAGGATCACCGATCCTCGCCGCGCTGAAGAGCACCATCACGAGTGACAACATGCTCTCCATTCCAGCCTCGTGGGCGTCGTCCAACCTCGACAGCCCAGCGGTGCTGATGGTGGGCGCGACGTATGACATCGAGATCATCAACGGCCTTTCGTACCTGCTCAAACAAGGTTTGATCAAGGAAGGCGACAAGATCGGTCATATCTATATCGACTCCGAGTATGGCCAGGGCGGACTTGTCGGCTCTCAGGCATTCGCGAAGGAGCACAACATGACCGACATTCCCCTGAAGGTCACCGGCACCGACAACGACATGACGGCGGCGGTCACCAGCCTCAAGAGCCAGGGAGTATCGGCGATTGTGACCACCACCGGACCGGCACAGCTCGGCTCGGTAGCGACTCAGATGGCCGCGCAAGGGATCGGCAACCTTCCATTGCTGGGCAACAACCCGACCTGGGCCTCGAATCTCCTGGATACGCCCGCGAAAGACGCGCTCGGCAACTATTACCGCGTTACGTCGATTGTGCCTTACTCCTCTGAGGTGCCGCTCGCGCAGAAGATCGCCAAAGAATACGAGGCGAAATACACCGACCCACCGAACGACGCCATCGACTTCGGCTACGCTTCGTCGTTGGCCTACCAGGCAGTGCTCGAAAAGGCCTGCAAGAACAAAGACCTGACGCGCGCCGGCATTGTCAAGGCGGCGTCCCAGGTCAAGGTCGACACGGAAGGAATGACCGCCCCGCTCGATTTCTCGAAGCCCGGTCAACCCTCGACTCGATCGACTGTTGTCGAGCAGGCGGATGCATCCCAGAAGGGCGGCCTGAAGATCGTCCAGCAACTCACCGAGTCCAAAGAGGCCAAGGACTACAAGATCGGCGGATAA
- a CDS encoding branched-chain amino acid ABC transporter permease — protein sequence MSDPTTTSTVVDETPPTDHTDATTTAEGPENASYSIRPSRTPLGRILKIVGTIVLLLVLCLIPLYMQAQWLSVGTWIMTGAVGGMGLTMLLGQAGQLSLANTFFLLVGGVSYAVFAGPTDDPTYVGFGLPPLLALILAVAVAGLAGALFSPISGRLSGIYLGVASLALVFLGFWLGRVLPALAGSTSSGRSPVQFGIGGLKVDPPEPIIVLLGTPLGKDERKWYLFLILTIIAYLLARGALKGRTGRAWRAVRDNEAAATVLGVSVVWSKASAFTISSMYCGLAGVMTIWWYSLMKPDESEFGTFGVTQAIAFLAMIVIGGLGSLVGSIAGSFVVFGMPLILSLLTQGGSGGVQSGTAFSPIVITNLVYGALVVLIMMFEPRGLAGIGNRILGIFKK from the coding sequence TCGATTCGTCCATCTCGCACGCCGCTCGGACGAATCCTCAAGATCGTCGGCACAATCGTGCTGCTGCTTGTCCTATGCCTGATTCCGCTCTACATGCAGGCCCAGTGGCTGAGTGTCGGCACCTGGATCATGACCGGCGCCGTCGGCGGCATGGGCCTGACCATGCTGCTAGGTCAGGCCGGGCAGCTGTCCTTGGCGAATACGTTCTTCCTCCTCGTAGGTGGCGTTTCGTACGCCGTCTTCGCCGGACCGACCGACGACCCGACCTACGTCGGTTTCGGGTTGCCGCCGCTGCTGGCGCTGATCCTTGCGGTAGCGGTCGCCGGCTTGGCCGGGGCATTGTTCTCCCCGATCTCCGGTCGTCTCTCAGGTATCTATCTCGGTGTCGCATCGCTGGCGCTGGTGTTCCTGGGCTTCTGGCTCGGGCGCGTCCTACCGGCGCTCGCCGGCTCCACTTCGTCGGGCCGCTCCCCTGTCCAGTTCGGGATCGGTGGGCTGAAAGTTGACCCACCAGAGCCGATCATCGTGCTGCTGGGTACGCCCCTCGGCAAGGACGAGCGCAAGTGGTATCTGTTCTTGATCCTGACGATCATCGCCTACCTGCTGGCTCGGGGCGCTCTCAAGGGCCGCACCGGCCGTGCATGGCGCGCCGTCCGCGACAATGAGGCGGCCGCGACCGTACTCGGCGTCTCGGTCGTCTGGTCCAAGGCCAGCGCGTTTACCATCTCATCGATGTACTGCGGCCTGGCCGGCGTCATGACGATCTGGTGGTACAGCCTCATGAAGCCTGACGAGTCCGAGTTCGGGACCTTTGGCGTCACTCAGGCCATTGCGTTCTTGGCGATGATCGTCATCGGCGGACTTGGATCACTTGTCGGATCGATCGCCGGATCGTTCGTGGTGTTCGGTATGCCCCTGATCCTGTCGCTGCTCACGCAGGGCGGATCCGGCGGCGTCCAGAGTGGCACGGCGTTCTCGCCTATCGTGATCACCAATCTGGTGTATGGCGCGCTCGTCGTACTGATCATGATGTTCGAACCACGTGGTCTGGCCGGCATCGGCAACCGCATCCTGGGCATCTTCAAGAAGTAG